One genomic window of Actinomycetes bacterium includes the following:
- the rfbD gene encoding dTDP-4-dehydrorhamnose reductase, whose product MRGARWLVTGAGGQVGNELVGLLRSRSIVVIALGHADLDVTDERAVRAVVHTYRPDVVVNAAGYTDVDRAESEPELAHAVNTVAPGLLAAAAAEEGGRLLHISTDYVFSGRDAAGRPYDEDDPTDPISVYGRTKRDGELEVLGADPESWVVRTSWVYSPRGKGFIQAIRRALDLRPTVDVVDDQIGTPTWTRDLATSILELVQKNGPSGIHHVTAGGHTTRFGQARAIAALLGADPARIRPVTTADQPRPAARPTWSVLGHRRWLEAGLTPLPAWDVALAGAMTDPDFPVIW is encoded by the coding sequence GTGAGGGGCGCCCGCTGGCTGGTGACCGGGGCGGGTGGCCAGGTCGGCAACGAGCTCGTCGGGCTGCTGCGGTCGCGCTCGATCGTGGTCATCGCCTTGGGCCACGCCGACCTCGACGTCACGGACGAGCGCGCGGTGCGAGCGGTCGTCCACACCTACCGGCCCGATGTCGTCGTCAACGCGGCGGGCTACACCGACGTGGACCGGGCCGAGAGCGAGCCCGAGCTGGCCCACGCGGTGAACACCGTGGCGCCGGGGCTGCTCGCGGCGGCTGCCGCCGAGGAGGGCGGACGGCTGCTGCACATCTCCACCGACTACGTCTTCTCGGGGCGCGACGCCGCCGGCAGGCCCTACGACGAGGACGATCCGACGGACCCGATCAGCGTCTACGGGCGGACCAAGCGCGACGGCGAGCTCGAAGTCCTCGGAGCGGACCCGGAGTCGTGGGTCGTGCGTACCTCCTGGGTCTACAGCCCTCGCGGCAAGGGCTTCATCCAGGCGATCCGGCGCGCCCTCGACCTGCGTCCCACCGTTGACGTCGTCGACGACCAGATCGGGACGCCCACCTGGACCAGGGACCTCGCGACCTCGATCCTCGAGCTGGTCCAGAAGAACGGGCCTTCCGGCATCCACCACGTCACGGCCGGCGGCCACACCACCCGCTTCGGCCAGGCGCGAGCGATCGCGGCGCTCCTCGGGGCGGACCCCGCCAGGATCCGACCAGTGACCACCGCCGACCAGCCGCGACCGGCGGCTCGCCCGACCTGGTCCGTCCTGGGCCACCGTCGCTGGCTGGAGGCCGGCCTCACGCCGCTGCCGGCCTGGGACGTGGCGCTCGCGGGCGCCATGACCGACCCGGACTTCCCGGTCATCTGGTGA
- the rfbB gene encoding dTDP-glucose 4,6-dehydratase, with product MRIFVTGGAGFIGSHYVRTMLGGGYPGWEDAEVTVYDALTYAGNRANLASVADHPRFRFVRGDVCDVAALDATIPGHQVVVNFAAETHVDRSIDGPAAFVLTNVVGTQTLLDACLRHGVERVVHVGTDEVYGSIDVGAWTEEAPLLPNSPYAASKAGAELMVRAYHRTYGLNVSSTRCSNNYGPYQFPEKLIPLFVTRLLEHRTVPLYGDGGNVRDWLHVDDHCQGVQLVVEHGVAGAAYNIGGGEELSNKALTQRILDAMGAGWDQVEYVADRPGHDRRYALDDARVRALGYRPRHTFADGLAETIEWYRTNQAWWRPLLVGAP from the coding sequence GTGCGGATCTTCGTGACGGGGGGAGCGGGCTTCATCGGCTCCCACTACGTCCGCACGATGCTCGGCGGCGGCTACCCCGGCTGGGAGGACGCCGAGGTGACCGTCTACGACGCGCTGACCTACGCAGGGAACCGCGCCAACCTCGCGTCCGTCGCCGACCATCCGCGGTTTCGCTTCGTGCGCGGTGACGTCTGCGACGTCGCGGCACTCGACGCGACGATTCCCGGCCACCAGGTCGTGGTGAACTTCGCTGCCGAGACCCATGTCGACCGCAGCATCGACGGGCCGGCCGCCTTCGTCCTGACCAACGTGGTCGGGACGCAGACGCTGCTGGACGCCTGCTTGCGTCACGGGGTGGAGCGGGTCGTGCACGTCGGGACCGACGAGGTCTACGGATCGATCGACGTCGGCGCGTGGACCGAGGAGGCACCCCTCCTGCCCAACTCGCCGTACGCCGCGTCGAAGGCCGGTGCCGAGCTCATGGTCCGCGCCTACCACCGGACGTACGGCCTCAACGTGTCGAGCACGCGCTGCTCCAACAACTACGGCCCGTACCAGTTCCCCGAGAAGCTCATCCCCCTGTTCGTCACCAGGCTGCTCGAGCACCGGACGGTGCCGCTGTACGGCGACGGCGGCAACGTCCGTGACTGGCTGCACGTCGACGACCACTGCCAGGGCGTCCAGCTCGTGGTGGAGCACGGGGTCGCGGGAGCGGCGTACAACATCGGCGGAGGCGAGGAGCTGTCCAACAAGGCGCTCACCCAGCGGATCCTCGACGCGATGGGCGCGGGGTGGGACCAGGTCGAGTACGTCGCGGACCGCCCGGGGCACGACCGCCGCTACGCACTCGACGACGCACGTGTGCGCGCCCTCGGCTACCGCCCGCGGCACACCTTCGCCGACGGGCTGGCCGAGACCATCGAGTGGTACCGCACGAACCAGGCATGGTGGCGCCCGCTGCTGGTGGGGGCACCGTGA
- a CDS encoding NYN domain-containing protein — MADPEGVSTYLVVDGENIDATLGNSVLGRRPNPEERPRWERVREFAEALWDQPVKGLFFLNASAGTLPMPFVQALLAMDYRPIPLSGAAGEKVVDIGIQRLLGALEDRPGDVLLLSHDGDFLPEIRRLLGTGRRVGLIGFREFVNAGFTELAEQGLRVYDLETDVRCFNTALPRVRIIPLEEFDPLAYL; from the coding sequence ATGGCCGATCCTGAGGGCGTGAGCACCTATCTCGTCGTCGACGGCGAGAACATCGACGCCACCCTCGGCAACAGCGTCCTGGGGCGACGCCCCAACCCGGAGGAGCGGCCGCGCTGGGAGCGGGTGCGCGAGTTCGCGGAGGCCCTGTGGGACCAGCCGGTCAAGGGGCTGTTCTTCCTGAACGCGAGCGCGGGCACCTTGCCCATGCCGTTCGTGCAAGCGCTGCTCGCCATGGACTACCGGCCGATCCCGCTGTCCGGAGCGGCGGGGGAGAAGGTCGTCGACATCGGCATCCAACGGTTGCTGGGCGCGCTCGAGGATCGTCCCGGCGACGTCCTCCTGCTCAGCCACGACGGCGACTTCCTGCCCGAGATCCGCCGGCTCCTCGGCACCGGCCGCCGGGTCGGGCTCATCGGCTTCCGCGAGTTCGTCAACGCGGGTTTCACCGAGCTGGCCGAGCAGGGCCTTCGCGTCTACGACCTCGAGACCGACGTCCGCTGCTTCAACACCGCGCTCCCGCGCGTCCGCATCATCCCGCTGGAGGAGTTCGACCCGCTCGCCTACCTCTGA
- a CDS encoding DUF5302 domain-containing protein, whose product MSDAAKKPAADDETRRRYREALDRKKAAEHASADHEDNKGLGPSHNQSVGRREFRRKSG is encoded by the coding sequence ATGAGCGATGCAGCGAAGAAGCCGGCCGCTGATGACGAGACCCGACGCCGCTACCGCGAGGCGCTGGACCGCAAGAAGGCCGCGGAGCATGCCAGCGCCGACCACGAGGACAACAAGGGCCTAGGCCCGTCGCACAACCAGAGCGTGGGACGCCGGGAGTTCCGTCGCAAGTCCGGCTGA